A region from the Prevotella melaninogenica genome encodes:
- a CDS encoding succinate dehydrogenase cytochrome B subunit, b558 family has protein sequence MWLINSSIGRKVIMSVTGMALILFMTFHCCMNLVALFSGDAYNMICALLGANWYAVAATAGLGALAVCHIVYAFILTAQNRRARGDNRYAVTEKPVAVEWASQNMLVLGLIVLLGLGLHFFNFWYNMMFAELAHIDVPFHPANGFAYIKYTFANPVYVVLYVIWIAALWFHLSHGFWSALQTVGLNGKVWFNRWKTIGNIYVTLLMLGFLIVVLAFAFHCAPSLCCAA, from the coding sequence ATGTGGTTAATCAATTCATCTATTGGTAGAAAGGTGATTATGTCCGTTACGGGTATGGCGCTGATCCTATTCATGACGTTCCACTGCTGTATGAATCTTGTTGCACTCTTCTCAGGAGACGCTTACAACATGATTTGTGCGCTGTTGGGTGCTAACTGGTATGCAGTAGCAGCTACGGCTGGCCTTGGTGCATTGGCAGTTTGTCACATCGTTTATGCGTTTATCCTTACAGCACAGAACCGCCGTGCACGTGGTGACAATCGTTATGCTGTTACAGAGAAGCCTGTAGCAGTAGAGTGGGCAAGTCAGAACATGCTCGTTCTCGGTCTCATCGTGCTGCTCGGTCTTGGACTTCACTTCTTCAACTTCTGGTACAACATGATGTTTGCAGAGCTTGCTCATATTGATGTACCTTTCCATCCAGCTAATGGTTTTGCTTACATCAAGTACACATTCGCTAATCCTGTTTATGTAGTGCTCTACGTTATTTGGATTGCCGCATTGTGGTTCCACCTCTCTCACGGTTTCTGGAGTGCTTTGCAGACAGTCGGTCTTAACGGTAAGGTGTGGTTCAACCGTTGGAAGACTATTGGTAACATCTATGTTACGCTGTTGATGCTTGGCTTCCTTATTGTAGTGCTTGCATTTGCTTTCCATTGTGCACCAAGCCTTTGCTGTGCTGCATAA
- a CDS encoding TlpA disulfide reductase family protein: MKYKIGNILVAGIAIVGLAVLASCTGEKFHVIGSIANAKDSLLYFEHNGLDGFSTVDSVKLDEKGAFSFSGDKADNPEFYRLRIAGQIINIGIDSTETVDVKATYPQMATDYTVKGSYENEKIKELALKQIDLQARCQSIFAERPDLADSIITVLMNDYKQDVSRNYIFKEPMRAYSYFALFQYIVIGNQAHLIFDPSRDVADNKVFGAVATSWDTYYPDSKRTQNLHNITIKGMKDERIVKAQNQPVELEAKELGVVDLPLRDNRGVERHLTDLKGKVVLLDFHVFAAKGSTEYIMQLRDLYNKYHDRGLEIYMVSLDDNAHFWKEQVANLPWINVYDDRGISQAYTAPAQTVPIIYLIDRGNNIVKNPSQIQNLGEEIEKLL, encoded by the coding sequence ATGAAGTATAAAATCGGTAACATTTTAGTAGCAGGCATTGCGATTGTAGGACTTGCTGTATTGGCAAGTTGTACGGGAGAAAAGTTCCATGTGATAGGTTCTATTGCAAATGCAAAGGATTCTTTACTCTATTTTGAACATAATGGACTTGATGGTTTCTCAACTGTTGACTCTGTAAAACTCGATGAGAAGGGCGCTTTTTCATTCTCTGGTGATAAGGCTGATAATCCTGAGTTCTATCGTCTTCGTATTGCTGGACAGATTATTAATATCGGTATCGATTCTACTGAGACGGTTGATGTAAAGGCTACTTATCCACAGATGGCTACCGATTACACGGTGAAGGGTTCTTATGAAAACGAAAAGATCAAAGAGTTAGCACTGAAACAGATTGACCTACAAGCTCGTTGTCAGTCTATCTTTGCAGAGCGTCCTGACCTTGCTGACTCAATTATCACCGTGTTGATGAATGACTACAAGCAGGATGTATCACGCAACTATATCTTTAAGGAGCCTATGCGTGCTTATAGTTACTTTGCTTTGTTCCAGTATATCGTTATTGGTAATCAGGCACATTTAATCTTTGACCCATCTCGCGACGTGGCTGATAATAAGGTGTTCGGTGCTGTTGCAACGAGTTGGGATACTTATTATCCTGATTCAAAACGTACGCAGAACCTACATAATATTACTATTAAGGGTATGAAGGATGAACGTATTGTAAAGGCACAGAATCAACCCGTAGAGTTGGAAGCGAAAGAGTTGGGTGTCGTTGACCTTCCTTTGCGTGATAATCGTGGTGTAGAACGACATCTGACTGATTTGAAAGGTAAGGTCGTTTTACTCGACTTCCATGTCTTCGCTGCAAAAGGTTCTACGGAATATATCATGCAGCTGCGTGACCTTTATAATAAGTACCATGACCGTGGATTAGAGATCTATATGGTTTCATTGGATGACAATGCCCATTTCTGGAAGGAGCAGGTGGCTAATCTCCCTTGGATTAATGTTTATGACGATAGGGGTATCAGTCAGGCTTACACGGCTCCTGCACAGACAGTCCCAATCATTTACCTCATAGATCGTGGTAATAACATAGTGAAGAACCCTTCACAGATTCAGAATCTTGGAGAGGAAATAGAGAAGCTGCTGTAA
- a CDS encoding DNA/RNA non-specific endonuclease, with product MKKNIFILILFFLSAAATAQNKKQTITITTKRGEVHTYIMGETIDSTRIIKGVGIKIYPKNETVSKDFLFSQIEYTITEDSTPTPTPDPTNKNANRNTEDDLKRNPEGWRLEFPRFYQGTNKTYEVTHYTTEGARGRLVNYSLEWDVNLKANRWSCYQMYDILLQKNAPRHNKFKPDPDIPENEQTSLKDYSGSGFTRGHLCPSNDRRYSTEQNVQTFYLSNMQPQIQGHNGGVWQILEDKVRIWAGKCDTLYVVKGATIDKEEYICKQTDLIEMAEKEGKSVVPKFPGIVPKFFYMALLAYDKKTKTYRALGIWSPHYKKSKTEFITIKELQHRIGIDFFCNLEDDIEQAVEEKLDDNFWN from the coding sequence ATGAAAAAGAATATTTTTATTTTGATATTATTCTTCCTTAGCGCAGCAGCTACAGCACAAAACAAGAAACAGACAATTACCATCACTACTAAACGTGGCGAAGTACATACCTACATCATGGGTGAAACCATTGATAGTACTCGAATAATTAAAGGAGTTGGTATCAAAATCTATCCTAAAAATGAAACGGTTTCGAAGGACTTCCTCTTTTCTCAGATTGAATATACAATAACCGAGGACTCCACTCCTACCCCAACGCCAGACCCAACAAACAAGAATGCCAATCGTAATACGGAGGATGACTTAAAAAGGAATCCTGAGGGATGGCGCTTGGAGTTCCCGCGTTTTTATCAAGGTACAAATAAAACCTACGAAGTTACCCATTATACCACGGAAGGAGCACGAGGAAGATTGGTTAACTACTCATTAGAGTGGGATGTTAATCTTAAAGCAAACCGTTGGTCTTGTTATCAAATGTATGATATTCTCCTACAGAAAAATGCCCCACGACATAATAAGTTTAAACCAGATCCAGACATCCCTGAGAACGAACAGACTTCTCTCAAAGACTATTCAGGAAGTGGTTTTACTCGTGGACACCTTTGCCCATCAAATGACAGACGTTACTCAACCGAACAGAATGTCCAAACATTCTATTTAAGTAACATGCAACCTCAAATACAAGGACACAATGGTGGTGTATGGCAGATACTTGAAGATAAGGTACGTATATGGGCTGGCAAATGTGATACGCTCTATGTTGTGAAAGGGGCTACTATCGATAAAGAAGAGTATATCTGTAAGCAAACTGATTTAATAGAAATGGCAGAGAAAGAGGGCAAGTCTGTTGTACCTAAGTTCCCTGGCATCGTACCTAAATTCTTCTATATGGCACTGCTTGCCTACGACAAAAAAACAAAAACCTATCGCGCCCTCGGTATTTGGTCTCCTCACTATAAAAAAAGTAAGACCGAATTTATTACTATAAAAGAGCTTCAGCACCGTATTGGCATTGACTTCTTCTGCAACCTTGAAGACGATATAGAACAGGCTGTAGAAGAAAAGTTAGACGACAACTTCTGGAATTAA
- a CDS encoding IS4 family transposase, which yields MDAKLDNLSEISKLLSVKSKMNSDILSLFSKFGLGRLLCRLSLEKHDGISAVQLILSLCLFRINGETIHSIYKKNFYHLLTTGKNCYYRMMIRQTMNWRRLLSYTVLRFECILRKNGIQTESENSCVIFDDTTLEKTGKKFEHITKVFDHVRMNYVLGYKLLLCLFFDGKSSLPFDFSIHEELGKKGDGGLGKKALRSRFSKRRMKESPAYERNQECGMSKMDSAIRMLQRMWKSGIHPHYALADSWFACEKFIEEIRRVGNGAIHYIGLAKMGKTKYFVENKRHNAAELVAMYARRTKCCRKYKCQYIELRGCLGNIPVRIYLIRYGRRQTWNIMLSTDLSISFVRAFELYQIRWNIEVVNKETKGHLGLGSYMGRDFDGQIADATLCYITYIVMSLEKRMSKYETMGELFADMEEDVMALTLWHRVLKCIERLLATLCDVLGFSVSEIGQLIVTDSEMRNNFEIMVKALEDRQQEKLTTVNIF from the coding sequence ATGGATGCAAAATTAGACAATTTAAGCGAGATATCCAAGCTTTTAAGTGTTAAAAGTAAGATGAATAGCGATATTCTCTCACTTTTCTCAAAATTTGGTCTTGGACGTCTACTCTGTAGGCTTTCTTTGGAGAAACACGATGGTATCTCCGCTGTTCAACTGATTCTTTCCCTTTGTCTTTTCCGTATTAATGGTGAGACGATACACTCCATATACAAGAAGAATTTCTACCATCTTCTCACCACTGGAAAGAACTGCTATTATCGTATGATGATCAGGCAGACAATGAATTGGCGTCGTTTGCTTAGCTATACTGTTCTTCGTTTTGAATGCATTCTCCGGAAGAATGGCATTCAGACAGAGAGCGAAAACTCCTGTGTCATATTTGACGATACAACCTTGGAAAAGACTGGTAAGAAGTTTGAGCATATCACCAAGGTTTTTGACCATGTGCGAATGAACTATGTCCTAGGCTACAAGCTTCTTTTGTGCCTGTTCTTCGATGGTAAGTCCTCTCTGCCGTTCGACTTCTCCATCCATGAGGAATTAGGAAAGAAAGGGGACGGTGGACTTGGCAAGAAGGCACTCCGCAGCAGATTCTCCAAGAGACGCATGAAAGAGAGCCCAGCGTATGAGCGGAATCAAGAGTGCGGTATGAGCAAGATGGACTCAGCCATAAGGATGCTCCAGCGCATGTGGAAGAGTGGTATTCATCCCCATTATGCCTTGGCGGATAGTTGGTTTGCCTGCGAGAAGTTCATTGAGGAAATCAGGAGAGTAGGCAACGGAGCTATACACTACATTGGTCTTGCAAAGATGGGAAAGACAAAGTACTTTGTGGAGAATAAGCGACACAATGCCGCTGAGCTCGTAGCAATGTATGCAAGACGTACCAAATGCTGCCGAAAGTACAAGTGTCAGTACATTGAGTTGAGGGGTTGTTTGGGGAATATACCAGTCAGGATATACCTGATTAGATATGGACGTCGACAGACTTGGAATATCATGCTTAGTACGGATCTATCGATAAGCTTTGTGCGTGCCTTCGAGTTATACCAGATACGATGGAACATTGAAGTGGTCAACAAGGAGACAAAGGGACATCTCGGACTCGGCTCATACATGGGGAGAGACTTTGATGGTCAGATTGCTGATGCAACGCTCTGCTACATTACATATATCGTGATGTCGTTAGAAAAACGGATGTCAAAGTATGAGACCATGGGTGAATTGTTTGCTGACATGGAAGAAGATGTCATGGCACTTACGTTATGGCATCGTGTGCTGAAGTGCATAGAGAGGTTGCTTGCTACTCTTTGTGACGTTCTTGGGTTCTCTGTTAGTGAGATAGGGCAGTTAATAGTCACCGACTCAGAAATGCGGAACAACTTTGAGATTATGGTCAAAGCATTGGAAGACAGGCAACAAGAAAAGCTCACAACCGTAAACATATTTTAG
- the ispF gene encoding 2-C-methyl-D-erythritol 2,4-cyclodiphosphate synthase: MSNSTLSIPSFRVGMGYDVHKLVEGRDLYLGGIKIEHTLGLLGHSDADVLIHAICDALLGAANMRDIGYHFPDTSADTLDMDSKVILRKTIDLLATKGYRVGNIDATVCAERPKINPHIPAMCECLAEIIGCDIDAVSIKATTSEHMGFVGREEGMAAYAVCMIVKE, encoded by the coding sequence ATGAGCAATTCTACCCTATCCATCCCATCTTTCCGTGTCGGAATGGGATACGACGTACACAAACTCGTTGAAGGACGTGACCTATATTTAGGTGGTATCAAAATTGAGCATACCCTTGGACTCCTTGGACACAGTGATGCTGACGTACTCATTCACGCTATCTGTGATGCCCTACTCGGTGCTGCTAATATGCGCGATATTGGTTATCATTTCCCCGACACCTCTGCTGATACGCTCGATATGGACTCAAAGGTCATTCTTCGCAAGACCATTGACCTCTTGGCAACAAAGGGCTATCGTGTAGGAAACATTGATGCAACCGTATGTGCAGAACGCCCAAAGATAAACCCACATATCCCTGCTATGTGCGAATGTCTGGCAGAGATTATCGGCTGTGACATTGATGCCGTATCTATTAAAGCTACTACTTCTGAACATATGGGTTTCGTTGGACGTGAAGAAGGTATGGCTGCATACGCAGTCTGCATGATTGTGAAGGAATAA
- the porV gene encoding type IX secretion system outer membrane channel protein PorV, translating to MINKLRIAIFSLTILASSTTFAQEKKDIFNPVNTSVTSQTIAPDARAAGMGDVGAATDPDVNSQYWNPAKYPFNISRAGVSLNYTPWLRQLVSDIDLAYLAGYYRIGDYSAVSASMRYFSLGEVQMTDGSNMTINPYEMSMDVAYSLMLSEHFSLGAAVRWIYSDLTYNYTDDTAPGSAFAADLSCYYQNYINIGERECQLGLGMNISNIGSKITFGGDNRSEFIPTNLRLGASLMIPIDEFNRFTIAADANKLLVPTYPKRKADESQVDYDNRLQKEYYDVSSISGIFKSFGDAPNGASEELQEIQWSLGAEYTYNDKFSLRAGYHHESENKGNRKYFTVGAGFKMNVFALDAGYVIATAKNNPLDQTLRFSLTFDMDGIKDLFKRR from the coding sequence ATGATTAATAAGCTTCGAATTGCCATCTTCTCACTGACCATTCTTGCTTCATCAACCACTTTTGCGCAGGAGAAGAAGGATATCTTTAACCCAGTCAACACATCAGTAACCTCACAGACTATCGCCCCTGATGCACGTGCTGCAGGTATGGGTGACGTTGGTGCAGCAACTGATCCAGATGTGAACTCACAGTATTGGAACCCTGCCAAATATCCTTTTAACATCTCGCGTGCAGGTGTGTCACTGAACTATACCCCTTGGCTTCGCCAATTAGTGAGCGACATTGACTTAGCTTACCTTGCTGGTTACTATCGCATTGGTGACTATAGTGCTGTCTCAGCTTCTATGCGTTACTTCTCTTTGGGTGAAGTACAGATGACTGATGGGTCTAATATGACCATTAACCCTTACGAGATGTCTATGGACGTTGCCTACTCTCTGATGTTAAGTGAGCATTTCTCTTTGGGTGCAGCAGTACGTTGGATTTACTCTGACCTTACTTATAATTATACAGATGATACCGCACCGGGTTCTGCCTTTGCTGCCGACTTGTCTTGCTATTATCAGAACTATATCAATATTGGTGAGCGTGAGTGCCAGTTAGGTTTAGGTATGAATATCTCTAACATCGGTTCAAAGATTACTTTCGGTGGTGACAATCGTTCTGAGTTCATTCCAACCAACCTTCGTTTAGGTGCATCGTTGATGATACCTATCGATGAGTTCAACCGTTTTACCATTGCTGCTGATGCCAATAAGTTGCTGGTTCCTACCTATCCAAAGCGCAAGGCAGACGAATCACAGGTTGATTATGATAACCGCCTTCAGAAGGAATACTATGACGTATCGTCTATCTCTGGTATCTTCAAGAGCTTCGGTGATGCGCCTAATGGTGCTTCAGAGGAGTTACAGGAGATACAGTGGAGCTTAGGTGCAGAATACACCTATAACGATAAGTTCTCACTCCGTGCTGGTTATCATCACGAAAGCGAGAACAAAGGTAACCGTAAGTACTTCACCGTGGGTGCAGGTTTTAAGATGAATGTCTTCGCTCTTGACGCTGGATATGTCATCGCAACCGCCAAAAACAATCCACTTGATCAAACCCTCCGCTTCTCTCTCACATTTGATATGGATGGTATCAAGGATCTGTTTAAGAGAAGGTAA
- the porU gene encoding type IX secretion system sortase PorU, which translates to MTKGINKLMKKRSAILCLMLLLGCIKLSAQQQRFFNLTVKDVTIDSLLPQFHYAIPVGEQYADSTYELEIRYPEFIDMSKADIERYNALTSIVPPTLPEIHQQMTVERKRGVLEISLTPIVQRSGKKQFLVSFMIALSSHPKKTTTKKLKGVETRAGGVSASTTSNRYADHSILANGKWAKIRVPANGVYQLTYELIRRAGFSNIDNVKIYGYGGNLQNEILTDDYIKTHDDLQEVPTYKSNGRRLFYARGPVSWESNTSVKRIRNPYSNFGYYFLTEDNNSTPAVITDSTTFLNSFYPSADDYHSLHEVDNFSWYHGGRNLFEETPLKLNEGKVFTLANKARATSAKLTVAVTTGTYTSIVKVEANGQRLGDIRITPQESFDKGYEEVRTYTLNTLHAVDSIKLTTTSGGPARLDYLIMTYPTPAPAPSLKASFPAPEYVYNITNQDLHAHEPVNMVIIIPTSQKLLKQAERLADFHRSHDNISVRIVPADELYNEFSSGTPDAMAYRRYMKMLYDRANTTNLPQSLLLFGDCVWDNRMVTSACRNLNPDDYLLAYESENSFSETDCYINDGWFTLMDDGEGGNLLRRDKEDLGVGRFPVTDISDAKILVDKTINYAENMNGGSWENVIMFMGDDGNNNLHMHDVNETAETIMGLYPSYQVKKVMWDAYTRTSSATGNSYPEVSAIIRQQQAQGALIMDYAGHGKEDQISHEAVLRLTDFANFTNTNLPLWITASCDIMPYDGTIPTIGEAAMLNKKGGSVAFWGTTRTVYAYYNKAINTAFLKHVLSFTNGKPTTLGEAQRLAKCELINSNSDLTPNKLQYALLGDPALALNLPTLEVKVETINGQTPSTTGSVTLKGGSVVTVKGYITKNGSKQTDFKGLLTATVRDTKELITCKKQEDTSASAFQYYDRQKVLYNGTDSIKNGEFTFTFAVPRDINYAAGTGLMNLSAINDSHTLMAQGHEEGFTIDGSEIVYNDSIGPSIYAYLNSPSFINGGEVNSTPYFFAQITDKDGINASGNGIGHDMQLTIDGKMTQTYILNDNFRYDFGSYTSGTTGFSLPELSEGPHTLQFRAWDIQNNPSTVTLQFKVVKGLAPEIYSVNASKNPAKTETTFIVTHNYIGSDVDIDIEVFDMSGRLLWHRSETAVASGNAITANWDLTVENGAKLKTGVYLYRVRLSSNGATKVSKAKKLIILDNK; encoded by the coding sequence ATGACAAAAGGAATAAACAAGCTGATGAAGAAACGTTCAGCAATACTCTGCTTAATGCTTCTCTTGGGTTGTATAAAACTATCAGCTCAACAGCAAAGATTTTTCAATCTAACAGTTAAAGATGTGACAATAGACTCATTATTGCCACAGTTTCACTATGCTATTCCTGTTGGAGAGCAGTATGCTGATTCAACCTATGAATTGGAGATACGCTACCCAGAGTTCATTGATATGAGTAAGGCGGACATTGAACGCTACAACGCATTAACAAGTATCGTTCCACCAACACTGCCTGAGATACATCAACAGATGACTGTAGAACGCAAGCGTGGTGTCTTAGAAATTTCTCTGACGCCAATCGTTCAACGCAGTGGAAAGAAACAATTTCTCGTCAGTTTTATGATAGCCCTTAGCTCACATCCTAAGAAGACAACGACAAAAAAGCTAAAAGGTGTTGAGACCCGAGCTGGAGGTGTTTCAGCGTCAACTACATCTAATCGCTATGCTGATCATTCCATTCTTGCCAATGGTAAATGGGCAAAGATACGTGTTCCCGCCAATGGAGTTTATCAATTAACCTATGAGCTTATCCGTCGAGCGGGCTTTTCTAACATTGATAACGTGAAAATCTATGGGTATGGTGGAAACCTACAGAATGAAATATTGACAGATGATTACATCAAAACCCATGATGACCTGCAGGAAGTTCCTACCTATAAAAGCAATGGTAGACGGCTCTTCTATGCTCGTGGTCCTGTTAGTTGGGAAAGTAATACGTCGGTAAAGAGAATCCGTAACCCCTACTCTAACTTTGGTTATTATTTCCTGACAGAGGATAATAATAGCACACCAGCTGTTATTACAGACAGCACCACCTTCCTCAATAGCTTCTATCCATCAGCTGATGACTATCACAGTCTGCATGAAGTGGATAATTTCAGTTGGTATCATGGAGGACGAAACCTCTTTGAAGAGACACCTTTGAAACTAAATGAAGGGAAAGTTTTCACCTTAGCCAACAAAGCGCGTGCTACAAGTGCAAAACTAACAGTAGCAGTCACAACAGGTACTTATACTTCTATTGTAAAGGTAGAAGCTAATGGTCAGCGTCTTGGCGACATTAGAATCACACCTCAAGAATCTTTCGATAAAGGTTATGAAGAGGTTAGAACTTATACGCTCAACACCCTCCATGCTGTTGACAGCATCAAACTAACGACGACATCAGGTGGTCCAGCACGCCTTGACTACCTCATTATGACCTACCCAACCCCTGCTCCAGCTCCGTCTTTGAAAGCTTCTTTCCCAGCTCCAGAGTATGTTTATAACATAACCAATCAGGACCTTCATGCTCACGAGCCTGTCAATATGGTTATTATCATACCTACAAGCCAGAAATTATTGAAGCAGGCAGAACGCTTAGCAGACTTCCATCGCTCACATGACAATATCTCCGTACGCATCGTTCCAGCAGACGAACTCTATAACGAATTTTCAAGTGGAACTCCTGATGCTATGGCTTATCGTCGTTACATGAAGATGCTTTACGATCGTGCTAACACTACAAACCTCCCACAGTCGCTCTTACTCTTTGGTGATTGCGTATGGGATAACCGTATGGTAACCAGTGCATGCCGTAACCTTAACCCAGACGACTATCTCCTTGCATACGAAAGCGAGAACTCATTTAGTGAGACCGACTGCTATATCAATGACGGTTGGTTTACATTGATGGACGATGGTGAAGGTGGAAACTTACTAAGACGTGACAAAGAAGACCTTGGAGTCGGACGCTTCCCCGTTACTGATATATCTGATGCAAAGATATTAGTTGATAAAACTATCAACTATGCAGAGAACATGAATGGTGGTAGTTGGGAGAATGTGATTATGTTCATGGGCGATGATGGTAACAATAATCTCCACATGCACGATGTCAATGAGACAGCTGAAACCATCATGGGACTTTATCCAAGCTATCAGGTAAAGAAAGTCATGTGGGATGCTTACACACGCACCTCCTCTGCTACTGGTAATAGCTATCCTGAAGTAAGTGCTATCATTAGGCAACAACAGGCACAAGGCGCACTGATCATGGATTATGCTGGACATGGAAAGGAAGACCAGATTTCACATGAAGCAGTGCTCCGCCTCACCGACTTTGCCAACTTTACCAATACCAATCTCCCACTTTGGATTACAGCCAGCTGTGACATCATGCCGTACGATGGTACTATTCCAACTATCGGCGAAGCAGCTATGTTGAACAAAAAGGGTGGCTCCGTTGCTTTCTGGGGTACCACACGTACGGTATATGCATACTATAACAAGGCTATCAACACAGCTTTCCTAAAACATGTACTGAGTTTTACCAATGGAAAACCAACAACGTTGGGTGAAGCACAACGTTTAGCAAAATGTGAGTTGATAAACTCTAACAGCGACCTCACACCTAATAAACTGCAATATGCGCTATTGGGTGACCCTGCACTCGCATTGAATCTCCCTACATTAGAGGTCAAAGTCGAGACTATCAATGGACAAACACCAAGTACAACAGGTTCTGTTACACTCAAAGGAGGCTCCGTTGTTACTGTCAAAGGATACATAACAAAGAATGGTAGCAAACAAACCGACTTCAAAGGATTACTCACAGCTACCGTACGTGATACAAAAGAGCTTATTACATGTAAGAAGCAAGAGGATACATCCGCAAGTGCGTTCCAATATTACGATCGACAGAAAGTGCTATACAATGGTACAGACAGTATCAAGAATGGTGAGTTTACATTCACCTTTGCTGTACCACGTGACATCAACTATGCCGCAGGTACAGGTTTGATGAACCTATCGGCAATCAACGACAGCCATACCCTCATGGCACAAGGACATGAAGAAGGCTTCACGATTGATGGCTCTGAGATTGTTTATAACGATTCTATCGGTCCATCTATCTATGCTTATCTCAATTCTCCTTCTTTTATCAATGGTGGTGAAGTAAACAGTACTCCTTACTTCTTTGCACAGATAACAGATAAGGATGGTATCAATGCGTCAGGCAATGGAATTGGACATGACATGCAGCTTACCATCGATGGTAAGATGACACAGACCTATATCTTGAACGACAACTTCCGATATGACTTCGGTAGCTATACTTCAGGAACAACAGGCTTCAGCCTACCTGAACTTTCAGAGGGTCCTCACACCCTTCAATTCCGTGCGTGGGACATACAGAACAACCCTTCGACCGTAACTCTTCAGTTTAAAGTTGTCAAGGGACTGGCACCAGAAATATATAGTGTCAACGCCTCTAAGAACCCTGCTAAGACAGAAACGACCTTCATCGTTACTCACAACTACATTGGTTCAGATGTCGATATTGACATTGAAGTATTCGATATGAGCGGTCGACTATTGTGGCATCGTAGCGAAACAGCTGTTGCATCGGGCAATGCTATCACCGCCAACTGGGACCTTACCGTTGAGAATGGGGCAAAACTCAAAACAGGTGTTTACCTCTATCGAGTACGCCTCAGTAGCAATGGTGCTACAAAGGTGTCGAAAGCTAAGAAACTGATTATATTAGACAATAAATAA
- a CDS encoding fumarylacetoacetate hydrolase family protein, producing MKIFAVGMNYAKHNKSLNETLSTLEGPIIFTKADSALLKDKKPFFIPDDLGTIEYETELVVRICRLGKTISERFAHRYYDAVTVGIDFTARELQQKLRAQGLPWELCKGFDGSAALGEWVLKDKFLDVQRLRFHLDINGQTVQEGCTSDMLFKIDEIISYISRYFTLKTGDIIYTGCPSDCGPVHINDHLEGYIEERKVLDFNCK from the coding sequence ATGAAAATCTTTGCAGTCGGCATGAATTATGCCAAACATAATAAATCGCTAAACGAAACGTTATCTACACTGGAAGGTCCGATTATCTTCACTAAGGCAGACTCTGCCCTACTGAAAGATAAGAAACCATTTTTCATTCCCGATGACTTGGGAACGATTGAATATGAAACAGAACTCGTCGTGCGTATCTGTCGATTGGGAAAGACTATCTCTGAACGTTTCGCCCATAGATACTATGATGCCGTGACCGTAGGCATCGACTTCACAGCACGCGAGTTACAGCAAAAACTAAGAGCACAAGGTCTACCGTGGGAGCTCTGCAAAGGTTTTGATGGTTCGGCAGCTTTAGGCGAATGGGTGTTAAAGGACAAATTCCTTGATGTGCAAAGACTCCGTTTCCATCTTGACATCAATGGGCAGACCGTTCAAGAAGGATGTACGAGTGATATGCTATTTAAAATAGATGAAATCATCAGTTACATTAGTCGCTACTTCACGCTAAAGACAGGCGACATCATCTATACAGGTTGCCCATCAGATTGTGGACCCGTACATATCAATGATCACTTAGAAGGATATATCGAAGAGAGAAAGGTCCTCGACTTCAATTGTAAATAA